Proteins found in one Muntiacus reevesi chromosome 2, mMunRee1.1, whole genome shotgun sequence genomic segment:
- the ADGRA1 gene encoding adhesion G protein-coupled receptor A1 yields the protein MDLRTVLSPPPAPGELLHPVVYACTAVMLLCLLASAATYIVHQSAIRISRPGRHTLLNFCLHAALTFSAFAGGINRTRFPTLCQAVGITLHYSTLSTLLWIGVTARNIYKQVTKKAPLCPGAGQPPYPKQPLLRFYLVGGGAPLIICGVTAATNIRNYGMEAEDAAYCWMAWEPSLGAFYGPVAFIALGTCVYFLGTYVQLRRHPERRYELKERSEEQQRLAGPEGGPGTPGGAPPAPDGLAASLLQNEHSFKAQLRAAAFTLLLFVATWAFGALAVSQGHFLDMIFSCLYGAFCVTLGLFVLIHHCAKRDDVWHCWWSCCPARRDPHSAKLSARPAFDANGDALGHVACLQDSPCPGKALGFGHPSTSHCKMTNLQATQGHVSCLSPATPCCSQMHCEQLLEDTAHVHEGDAFEHDPHLHTCVQGRTKPHYFSRQRAAAAEQEYAYHIPSSLDGSLHSSRSESPPSSLEGPVGPHTLACCAQGDPFPLVSQPEGGAPSPVLYSCPPRPGREAARGPARLEMLRRTQSLPFGGPGQNGLLKGDARDAAPFGSDSTGNIRTGPWRNETTV from the exons GATCTGAGGACGGtcctctccccgcccccggccccaggGGAGCTCCTGCACCCCGTGGTGTATGCCTGCACAGCCGTCATGCTGCTCTGTCTGCTGGCCTCCGCCGCCACCTACATCGTCCACCAGAG CGCCATCCGGATCAGCCGCCCTGGCCGGCACACCCTCCTGAACTTCTGTCTCCACGCGGCGCTGACCTTCTCCGCCTTTGCGGGCGGCATCAACCGCACCAGGTTCCCGACCCTGTGCCAGGCG GTGGGCATCACGCTGCACTACTCCACACTCTCCACTCTGCTGTGGATCGGGGTGACCGCCAGGAACATCTACAAGCAGGTGACCAAGAAGGCCCCGCTGTGCCCGGGGGCAGGCCAGCCGCCGTACCCCAAGCAGCCCCTGCTCAG GTTCTACCTCGTCGGCGGAGGGGCCCCTCTGATCATCTGCGGCGTCACGGCCGCCACGAACATCAGGAACTACGGGATGGAGGCCGAGGATGCAGCGTA CTGCTGGATGgcctgggagcccagcctgggcGCCTTCTACGGGCCGGTGGCCTTCATCGCCCTGGGCACCTGCGTGTACTTCCTCGGCACCTACGTCCAGCTGCGGCGCCACCCGGAGCGCAGGTACGAGCTGAAGGAGCGGTCGGAGGAGCAGCAGCGGTTGGCGGGCCCCGAGGGCGGCCCCGGGACTCCGGGGGGCGCGCCGCCCGCCCCCGATGGCCTGGCTGCCTCGCTGCTGCAGAACGAGCACTCCTTCAAGGCCCAGCTACGGGCCGCTGCCTTCACGCTCCTCCTGTTCGTGGCCACGTGGGCCTTTGGGGCGCTGGCCGTGTCGCAGGGCCACTTCCTGGACATGATCTTCAGCTGCCTGTACGGCGCCTTCTGCGTGACCCTGGGGCTGTTCGTGCTCATCCACCACTGCGCCAAGCGCGACGACGTGTGGCACTGCTGGTGGTCCTGCTGCCCCGCCCGCCGGGACCCCCACTCCGCGAAGCTCAGCGCCCGCCCTGCCTTCGACGCCAACGGGGACGCGCTGGGACATGTGGCCTGCCTGCAGGACTCGCCGTGTCCCGGTAAGGCGCTGGGCTTCGGCCACCCGTCCACCAGCCACTGCAAGATGACCAACCTGCAGGCCACCCAAGGCCACGTCAGCTGCCTGTCGCCGGCCACGCCCTGCTGCTCCCAGATGCACTGCGAGCAGCTCCTGGAGGACACAGCCCACGTGCACGAGGGGGACGCCTTCGAGCATGACCCGCACCTGCACACGTGTGTCCAGGGCAGAACTAAGCCGCACTACTTCAGCCGGCAGCGGGCAGCCGCGGCCGAGCAGGAATACGCCTACCACATCCCGTCCAGCCTGGACGGCAGCCTGCACAGCTCGCGCTCGGAAAGCCCGCCCAGCTCGCTTGAGGGCCCCGTGGGCCCGCACACGCTGGCCTGCTGCGCCCAGGGCGACCCCTTCCCCCTGGTCAGCCAGCCCGAGGGCGGCGCCCCCAGCCCCGTGCTCTACAGCTGTCCGCCGCGGCCCGGCAGGGAGGCAGCCCGTGGCCCGGCACGCCTGGAGATGCTCCGAAGGACACAGTCGCTGCCCTTCGGTGGCCCCGGCCAGAACGGGCTGCTCAAGGGCGATGCGCGGGACGCCGCCCCCTTCGGCTCAGACAGCACAGGCAACATCCGCACGGGGCCCTGGAGGAACGAGACGACGGTGTAG